Proteins encoded in a region of the Piliocolobus tephrosceles isolate RC106 chromosome 18, ASM277652v3, whole genome shotgun sequence genome:
- the RNF152 gene encoding E3 ubiquitin-protein ligase RNF152, which yields METLSQDSLLECQICFNYYSPRRRPKLLDCKHTCCSVCLQQMRTSQKDVRCPWCRGVTKLPPGFSVSQLPDDPEVLAVIAIPHTSEHTPVFIKLPSNGCYMLPLPISKERALLPGDMGCRLLPGSQQKSVTVVTIPAEQQPLQGGAPQEAAEEEQDRRGVVKSSTWSGVCTVILVACVLVFLLGIVLHNMSCISKRFTVISCG from the coding sequence ATGGAGACGCTGTCCCAGGACTCTCTGCTGGAATGTCAGATCTGTTTCAATTACTACAGCCCCCGTCGCAGGCCCAAGTTGCTGGACTGCAAGCACACCTGCTGTTCGGTGTGCCTGCAGCAGATGAGGACCAGCCAGAAGGACGTGCGGTGCCCCTGGTGCCGCGGTGTCACCAAGCTGCCTCCCGGCTTCTCCGTGTCGCAGCTCCCCGATGACCCAGAGGTCCTGGCTGTCATCGCCATTCCACACACTTCTGAACATACCCCGGTCTTCATCAAACTTCCCAGCAATGGGTGCTACATGCTGCCCCTGCCCATCTCCAAGGAGCGTGCACTGCTGCCCGGAGACATGGGCTGCCGCCTGCTGCCCGGGAGCCAGCAGAAGTCCGTCACCGTGGTGACCATCCCGGCTGAACAGCAGCCTCTGCAAGGTGGGGCTCCCCAGGAGGCAGCGGAGGAGGAGCAGGACAGGCGGGGCGTGGTGAAAAGCTCCACCTGGTCAGGGGTGTGCACTGTCATCTTGGTGGCTTGCGTCCTGGTCTTCCTCCTCGGCATCGTGCTCCACAACATGTCTTGCATTTCTAAGCGCTTCACTGTGATATCCTGTGGCTGA